A DNA window from Parabacteroides johnsonii DSM 18315 contains the following coding sequences:
- a CDS encoding NUDIX hydrolase: MTEEWFPLVNEEGEIIGKATRKECHGGSKMLHPVVHLHIFNDAGDLYLQKRSMNKDIQPGKWDTAVGGHIDYGETVEDALRREVREELGITDFIPQFITRYVFESAIEKELVNTYRTTYDGPITPDPSELDGGRFWSSTEILENIGKEVFTPNFEREYKRLFM, from the coding sequence ATGACAGAAGAATGGTTCCCTTTGGTCAATGAAGAGGGAGAGATAATAGGAAAAGCTACCCGTAAGGAGTGCCATGGCGGATCAAAAATGTTACATCCGGTAGTGCACCTGCATATTTTCAATGACGCGGGTGACCTCTACCTGCAAAAGCGTTCGATGAACAAAGATATCCAACCCGGTAAATGGGATACAGCCGTGGGAGGCCATATCGATTATGGTGAGACGGTCGAAGATGCCCTTCGCCGGGAAGTACGGGAAGAATTAGGGATAACAGATTTCATCCCGCAATTCATCACCCGTTATGTATTCGAATCGGCTATAGAAAAAGAATTGGTCAACACCTATCGTACCACTTACGACGGTCCGATCACCCCCGACCCTTCTGAACTGGACGGAGGACGTTTCTGGTCCTCTACCGAAATCCTTGAAAATATAGGGAAAGAAGTTTTCACCCCCAACTTCGAAAGAGAATATAAACGGTTATTCATGTAA
- a CDS encoding DNA topoisomerase 3, with product MKVCIAEKPSVAREIAEVLGATKKMNGYMEGNGYQVTWTFGHLCTLKEPNDYSDNWKRWSLASLPMIPPRFGIKLISNPTYEQQFKTIEELMQKAEMVINCGDAGQEGELIQRWVMQKAGCKCPVYRLWISSLTEEAIREGFQHLKEQSDFTKLYEAGLSRAIGDWLLGMNATRLYTLRYGQNRQVLSIGRVQTPTLALIVNRQAEIDNFKPEPYWELKTVYRNTTFSATKGKFTKKEEGEAFLEIVRQKDFTVTDISEKKGKEYAPRLFDLTSLQVECNKKFAFTADDTLKLIQSLYEKKVTTYPRVDTTFLSDDIYPKVPNTLSGLVDYADLTAPLLKAKIRKDKRVFDNSKVTDHHAIIPTGVPARNLTDNERKVYDLVARRFIAAFYPDCEISTTTVLGKVDKVDFKVTGKQILKPGWRVVFGAEQKDPDAEPSDEEGVLPDFVKGESGPHKPTLGEKWTQPPKPYTEATLLRAMETAGKLVDNDELRDALKENGIGRPSTRAAIIETLFKRNYIRKERKNLFPTATGVELIGTIQEELLKSAELTGLWEKKLRQIERGTYEARTFLEELKVMVHQVVINVLSDQTGRTITIEQTAPEKPQAKKEPKEKKPRKPRAKKDKTANQPETATAPAKPVCPICKKGNILRGKTAYGCSEYKSGCTFRLDYATYGERLSDEELVKVISGIGK from the coding sequence ATGAAGGTATGTATAGCTGAAAAGCCCAGTGTAGCGCGCGAAATCGCAGAAGTTCTCGGGGCAACCAAAAAGATGAATGGATATATGGAAGGAAACGGGTACCAAGTAACCTGGACCTTCGGACATCTGTGCACTCTTAAAGAACCCAACGATTATTCGGACAACTGGAAACGATGGAGCTTGGCTTCCCTCCCGATGATCCCACCCCGGTTCGGGATCAAGCTGATCAGTAACCCGACATACGAACAGCAATTCAAAACCATAGAAGAGCTGATGCAAAAGGCCGAAATGGTCATCAACTGTGGGGATGCCGGCCAGGAAGGAGAACTGATCCAGCGTTGGGTGATGCAAAAGGCCGGCTGTAAATGTCCGGTCTACCGCCTGTGGATATCTTCGCTGACTGAGGAAGCGATCCGCGAAGGTTTCCAACACCTGAAAGAACAGTCCGATTTCACCAAGTTGTATGAGGCCGGTCTTTCCCGTGCCATCGGTGATTGGCTATTAGGGATGAACGCGACGCGCCTCTACACGCTTCGCTACGGACAAAACCGGCAAGTGCTCTCCATCGGACGGGTGCAAACGCCTACCCTTGCACTTATCGTAAACCGGCAGGCTGAAATAGACAATTTCAAGCCGGAACCCTATTGGGAATTGAAAACAGTCTACCGGAACACGACCTTCTCGGCCACCAAAGGCAAATTCACAAAGAAAGAAGAAGGGGAAGCCTTCTTGGAAATAGTCCGGCAAAAAGATTTCACCGTCACCGACATATCTGAAAAGAAAGGTAAGGAATATGCTCCCCGCCTCTTTGACCTGACTTCGTTGCAGGTGGAATGTAATAAGAAATTTGCTTTCACGGCAGACGATACATTAAAACTGATCCAATCACTATACGAAAAGAAAGTGACGACCTACCCGCGTGTCGATACCACTTTCCTAAGTGATGACATCTACCCGAAAGTACCCAACACCCTCAGTGGCTTAGTCGATTATGCCGACCTGACAGCTCCGCTGCTGAAGGCGAAGATACGGAAAGATAAACGCGTATTCGATAATTCAAAGGTAACGGACCACCATGCCATCATCCCGACCGGCGTACCGGCACGTAACCTGACAGACAACGAACGGAAAGTGTACGACCTGGTGGCCCGCCGTTTCATCGCGGCTTTTTATCCGGACTGCGAAATCTCAACTACTACGGTATTAGGCAAAGTCGACAAAGTGGATTTCAAGGTAACAGGTAAACAGATACTTAAACCGGGATGGCGCGTCGTGTTCGGGGCAGAGCAGAAGGACCCGGATGCCGAACCGTCAGACGAAGAAGGTGTATTGCCAGATTTCGTAAAAGGAGAAAGCGGCCCCCACAAACCGACATTAGGCGAAAAATGGACACAGCCTCCCAAACCCTATACCGAAGCGACGTTACTCCGCGCGATGGAAACCGCCGGTAAACTTGTGGACAATGACGAATTGCGAGATGCATTGAAAGAAAACGGCATAGGCCGTCCTTCCACTCGCGCCGCCATCATCGAGACTTTATTCAAACGTAACTATATCCGCAAGGAACGCAAGAACCTGTTTCCTACAGCTACAGGTGTGGAACTCATCGGCACGATACAGGAAGAGCTGTTGAAAAGCGCCGAACTGACCGGCCTCTGGGAAAAGAAACTCCGGCAGATCGAACGAGGCACCTACGAGGCCCGTACTTTTTTGGAAGAGCTTAAGGTGATGGTCCACCAAGTAGTGATCAATGTCCTCTCCGACCAAACCGGACGCACCATCACGATCGAGCAGACTGCCCCGGAAAAGCCCCAAGCCAAAAAGGAACCGAAAGAAAAAAAACCGCGCAAACCGCGTGCCAAGAAGGATAAGACAGCCAATCAACCGGAAACAGCAACCGCTCCCGCAAAACCAGTATGCCCGATCTGTAAGAAAGGCAACATCCTGCGTGGGAAAACGGCTTACGGCTGTTCCGAATATAAGAGTGGTTGTACGTTCCGCCTGGATTATGCCACTTATGGGGAAAGGCTATCGGATGAGGAATTAGTTAAAGTAATTAGTGGGATTGGGAAATAA
- a CDS encoding DUF4833 domain-containing protein, translating to MNNIIHFMARLSLLYYLLWSTSIHAYAHNRDTDPNSTYPTPNRLFHIARSLNRNLVCYDANQANGKLDTKEPVKVYWLNREKEPGKTNGLSFIQKKMAYGYKVVSVAEHTCTITLTAYPERELTICREGDHFVCRVKIDNRQAILQSLYVKASPNNPLNVEYVELQGITTDTGVPVTEKVSK from the coding sequence ATGAACAACATCATCCACTTTATGGCAAGACTATCATTGCTATATTACCTGTTATGGAGTACTTCCATTCATGCTTATGCGCACAACCGAGATACTGACCCAAACTCCACATACCCGACACCGAACCGTCTTTTCCACATTGCACGTAGCTTGAATCGCAACCTCGTCTGCTATGATGCCAACCAAGCCAATGGCAAGCTGGACACCAAAGAACCCGTAAAAGTTTACTGGCTGAACCGGGAAAAGGAGCCGGGGAAAACCAACGGATTAAGTTTCATACAAAAGAAGATGGCCTACGGTTACAAAGTGGTTTCAGTGGCAGAACATACTTGCACGATCACCCTCACGGCTTATCCGGAAAGGGAACTGACGATCTGCCGGGAGGGGGATCACTTCGTCTGCCGTGTCAAGATAGACAATCGGCAGGCTATACTACAATCTTTGTATGTCAAGGCCAGCCCTAATAATCCGCTGAACGTGGAATACGTGGAGCTGCAAGGCATAACAACCGATACCGGCGTCCCTGTCACGGAAAAGGTCAGCAAATAA
- a CDS encoding prephenate dehydrogenase has product MKILILGAGKMGSFFTDLLSFEHEVAVLENDPKRMRFIYNALRLQKPEEVAEFKPELVINCVTLSYTIEAFKSVMPYLQPYCIISDIASVKTHLKEFYETCGFPYVSTHPMFGPTFANLGQLEKENTIIISEGDHLGKIFFKDIYSSLRLHICEYTFEEHDKVVAYSLGIPFASTMVFAATMKHQDAPGTTFKRHMKIARGLLSEDDYLLTEILFNPRTPHQIARIQEELDILQGIIKDKDSEGMKEYLTKIRKNIE; this is encoded by the coding sequence ATGAAAATACTGATATTGGGTGCAGGGAAGATGGGATCTTTCTTCACCGATTTGCTTAGTTTTGAACATGAAGTGGCCGTACTTGAAAACGATCCGAAGCGGATGCGTTTCATTTATAACGCCCTTCGCCTGCAAAAGCCGGAAGAAGTAGCCGAGTTCAAGCCAGAATTAGTCATCAACTGCGTGACGTTAAGCTATACGATCGAAGCGTTCAAAAGTGTCATGCCTTACCTGCAACCCTACTGCATCATCTCGGATATCGCATCAGTCAAGACGCACCTGAAAGAATTTTACGAGACATGTGGCTTCCCGTATGTTTCTACCCACCCGATGTTTGGTCCGACATTCGCCAACCTGGGACAACTGGAAAAAGAAAATACGATCATCATTTCCGAAGGGGATCATCTGGGAAAAATATTCTTCAAAGATATCTATTCCAGCCTGCGCCTGCATATCTGCGAATATACTTTTGAGGAACATGACAAAGTAGTGGCTTACTCGCTCGGCATTCCGTTTGCATCCACAATGGTGTTCGCTGCCACGATGAAACACCAGGATGCTCCGGGTACGACCTTCAAACGTCACATGAAGATCGCCAGAGGCCTGCTTTCCGAAGATGATTATCTATTGACGGAGATCCTTTTCAACCCGCGCACGCCTCACCAGATTGCACGCATCCAGGAGGAACTGGACATTTTACAGGGGATCATCAAAGACAAAGATTCGGAAGGAATGAAGGAATACCTGACAAAGATCAGGAAGAATATCGAATAA
- a CDS encoding bifunctional 3-deoxy-7-phosphoheptulonate synthase/chorismate mutase type II, which produces MELESIMLPGIDPQRPVVIAGPCSAETEEQVMETAKGIADKGIKLFRAGIWKPRTKPGGFEGIGAEGLQWLKRVKKETGMYVATEVATKDHVFEALKAGIDVLWIGARTTVNPFAVQEIADALKGVDIPVLIKNPVNPDLELWIGAFQRLYGAGIRRLGAIHRGFSSYDKKMYRNLPLWHIPIELRRRMPNLPIFCDPSHIGGKRELVAPLCQQAMDLSFDGLIIESHCNPDCAWSDASQQITPDVLDYVLNLLVIRDSNQTTENLAELRRQIDGIDEQLLELLAKRMRISREIGVYKKEHNMPILQSPRYSEILEKRSNMGEQMDLSTEFVKEILKEIHEESVRQQMIIMNEQ; this is translated from the coding sequence ATGGAATTAGAATCAATCATGTTACCCGGCATAGACCCGCAGCGCCCTGTTGTAATCGCCGGTCCGTGTAGCGCAGAGACAGAAGAGCAGGTAATGGAAACAGCCAAAGGAATCGCCGATAAAGGCATCAAGCTGTTCCGCGCAGGAATCTGGAAACCTCGTACTAAACCCGGTGGATTCGAAGGAATCGGTGCAGAAGGCTTGCAATGGTTGAAACGGGTAAAAAAGGAAACAGGCATGTACGTGGCTACCGAAGTGGCAACGAAAGACCATGTATTCGAAGCATTGAAAGCAGGGATCGACGTGTTGTGGATCGGTGCCCGTACAACGGTTAACCCATTTGCCGTACAGGAAATTGCAGATGCATTGAAAGGCGTGGATATTCCGGTTCTGATCAAGAACCCGGTTAACCCGGATTTAGAGTTGTGGATCGGCGCTTTCCAACGTCTCTATGGAGCCGGTATCCGTCGCTTGGGCGCTATCCATCGCGGTTTCAGTTCTTACGATAAGAAGATGTACCGCAACCTCCCGCTCTGGCATATTCCTATCGAGCTTCGCCGCCGTATGCCGAACCTGCCGATCTTCTGCGATCCGAGCCATATCGGAGGCAAACGCGAATTAGTCGCTCCCCTCTGCCAGCAGGCTATGGATTTGAGTTTCGACGGCTTGATCATCGAATCGCACTGTAACCCCGATTGCGCCTGGAGCGATGCTTCACAGCAGATCACCCCAGATGTATTGGATTACGTTCTGAATTTACTGGTTATCCGCGACTCCAACCAGACAACGGAAAACCTGGCCGAACTCCGCCGCCAGATCGACGGTATCGACGAACAATTATTGGAGTTGTTGGCTAAACGTATGCGCATCTCCCGCGAGATCGGTGTGTATAAGAAAGAACACAATATGCCGATCCTGCAATCACCACGCTACAGCGAGATCCTGGAAAAGCGTTCTAACATGGGTGAACAGATGGATTTGAGTACGGAATTTGTAAAAGAAATCCTGAAAGAAATCCATGAAGAATCCGTCCGTCAGCAGATGATCATCATGAATGAACAATAA
- a CDS encoding pyridoxal phosphate-dependent aminotransferase, giving the protein MQKENKVCKTITPANRVGSVQEYYFSRKLKEVAEMNAAGKNVINLGVGSPDLPPSQQTIETLCEHARQPNEHGYQPYIGIPELRKGFADWYKKWYDVDLDPKTEIQPLIGSKEGILHISLAFLNPGDGVLVPNPGYPTYSSVSKLVEANLIPYELKEELGWQPDFEELEKMDLSNVKLMWTNYPNMPTGANASMELYEKLVAFGKKYGIIICNDNPYSFILNEHPLSILSVPGAKDICIEMNSMSKAHNMPGWRMAMLASNAQFVQWVLKVKSNIDSGQFKPMQHAAVEALSAPKEWYDNMNRVYRSRRDLAGKIMRTLGCKYDEKQVGMFLWGKIPVEAKGSEAIADKVLYEANVFLTPGFIFGSQGERYIRISLCCKNETLEEALRRIVSINN; this is encoded by the coding sequence ATGCAGAAGGAAAACAAAGTGTGTAAAACAATTACACCCGCTAACCGCGTAGGTAGCGTACAAGAATACTACTTTTCCAGGAAACTGAAAGAAGTAGCCGAAATGAATGCCGCAGGCAAAAACGTGATCAACCTCGGTGTGGGCAGTCCCGATCTTCCTCCTTCGCAGCAGACAATCGAGACATTGTGCGAACATGCCCGTCAGCCGAACGAACATGGTTACCAGCCGTATATAGGTATTCCTGAACTGCGTAAAGGCTTCGCCGACTGGTATAAAAAATGGTATGACGTAGACCTCGATCCAAAAACGGAGATCCAGCCGCTGATCGGTTCCAAAGAGGGAATCCTGCATATCTCGCTGGCATTCCTGAATCCAGGCGACGGAGTTTTGGTTCCCAACCCCGGCTATCCGACCTATAGTTCAGTAAGCAAACTGGTTGAGGCCAATCTGATCCCTTACGAACTGAAAGAAGAATTGGGTTGGCAACCGGACTTCGAAGAGCTGGAAAAAATGGATTTGTCGAATGTCAAGTTGATGTGGACCAACTACCCGAATATGCCGACAGGAGCCAATGCCAGCATGGAACTATACGAAAAGTTGGTCGCTTTCGGAAAAAAGTATGGGATTATTATCTGTAACGACAACCCATATAGCTTCATCCTGAACGAGCATCCGTTAAGTATCCTGTCCGTACCGGGAGCCAAAGACATCTGTATCGAAATGAACTCCATGAGTAAGGCCCACAATATGCCGGGTTGGCGTATGGCGATGCTTGCCTCCAATGCTCAATTCGTACAGTGGGTCCTGAAAGTGAAAAGCAATATCGACTCCGGACAGTTCAAGCCGATGCAGCACGCAGCCGTCGAAGCATTGAGCGCCCCGAAGGAATGGTATGACAATATGAACCGGGTATACCGCAGTCGCCGCGACCTCGCCGGAAAGATCATGCGCACGTTGGGATGCAAATATGACGAAAAGCAGGTAGGTATGTTCCTCTGGGGAAAAATCCCCGTCGAAGCAAAAGGCAGCGAAGCGATAGCCGACAAAGTTCTGTACGAAGCCAATGTTTTCCTGACACCGGGATTTATATTCGGCAGCCAGGGCGAACGATACATCCGCATCTCGCTCTGTTGCAAAAACGAAACCCTAGAGGAAGCGCTTCGACGAATTGTCTCGATTAACAATTAA
- a CDS encoding prephenate dehydratase, which translates to MKKKVAIQGIAGSYHDIAARNYFEGEEIEIIGCNTFRDVISTIKKDPSILGMMAIENTIAGSLLQNHELIRESGLQVIGEYKLRISHSLVALPGTNIHDVKEVNSHPIALMQCTDFLDTLPNAKVVEKEDTAMSARWISENQLKGHAAICGKLAAQIYNMEVLAEGIETNKRNFTRFLAIADRWTADEMLKGEDKNKASVVFALPHTAGSLSKVLSVLSFYDMNLSKIQSLPIIGREWEYLFYINLTFTDYLRYKQALDAIRPLTKDLKILGEYAEGKQSV; encoded by the coding sequence ATGAAGAAGAAAGTAGCAATCCAGGGAATAGCCGGTTCGTATCACGACATAGCCGCCCGTAATTATTTCGAAGGTGAAGAGATTGAAATTATCGGTTGCAATACATTCAGAGATGTTATTTCAACCATCAAAAAAGATCCTTCCATTCTGGGAATGATGGCGATCGAAAATACGATTGCTGGTAGCTTGTTGCAAAACCATGAACTGATACGTGAAAGCGGTTTACAAGTTATCGGCGAATACAAATTGCGTATCTCCCACTCGCTGGTTGCACTTCCGGGGACCAATATCCACGATGTCAAAGAGGTCAACTCCCACCCGATCGCCTTGATGCAATGTACCGATTTCCTCGATACGTTGCCCAACGCAAAAGTGGTCGAGAAGGAAGACACCGCCATGAGCGCCCGGTGGATTTCGGAAAACCAACTGAAAGGACACGCCGCCATCTGTGGGAAACTGGCTGCCCAGATCTACAACATGGAAGTTCTTGCCGAAGGGATCGAGACAAACAAACGAAACTTTACCCGCTTCCTGGCAATAGCCGACCGGTGGACGGCAGACGAGATGCTCAAAGGTGAAGACAAAAACAAAGCGTCAGTCGTTTTCGCCCTCCCCCACACAGCCGGCAGCCTCTCCAAAGTTCTCTCTGTCCTTTCTTTCTACGACATGAATCTTTCCAAAATACAATCCTTGCCGATCATCGGCCGCGAATGGGAGTATCTGTTCTATATCAATCTGACATTTACGGATTACCTGCGCTACAAACAGGCATTGGATGCCATCAGACCGTTGACAAAAGACTTAAAAATATTAGGCGAATATGCAGAAGGAAAACAAAGTGTGTAA
- a CDS encoding hydrogen peroxide-inducible genes activator: MNIQQLEYILAVDTYRHFAKAAEHCRVTQPTLSMMIQKLEDELGVKLFDRNIQPVCPTPAGRKVIDQARVVLYQTSLIKDIVNEEEQSLKGTFRLAVLPTIAPYLLPRFFQQVSEKHPDLDIRILEMQTAPTTKALLNGEIDAAIIANQPTEMQLQGDILYYEQFYAYVARNESVFKKEMVRSADISDERLWLLDEGHCFRDQLMRFCQMEKVKLRQAAYRLGSLETFMRMVESGNGVTFIPELATYQLSEQQKELVRPFAIPKPAREIVWVTRKDFIRHSVAGILIESIRKSIPKEMRTLQAGLRVV; encoded by the coding sequence ATGAATATACAACAACTCGAATACATCCTGGCTGTAGACACCTATCGCCATTTTGCCAAAGCTGCAGAACATTGCCGCGTAACCCAACCAACATTAAGTATGATGATCCAGAAACTGGAAGATGAACTGGGTGTGAAACTTTTCGACCGCAATATCCAGCCGGTCTGTCCTACCCCTGCCGGTCGTAAGGTGATCGACCAGGCACGCGTCGTCCTCTACCAGACTTCTCTGATTAAAGATATCGTAAATGAAGAAGAGCAATCTTTGAAAGGTACGTTCCGCCTCGCTGTATTACCGACGATCGCTCCTTATCTGCTTCCCCGCTTTTTCCAGCAAGTATCGGAGAAGCATCCTGATCTGGATATCCGTATCCTGGAAATGCAAACGGCTCCTACAACGAAAGCCCTCCTGAACGGAGAGATAGACGCCGCCATCATCGCGAACCAACCGACGGAGATGCAGCTACAGGGAGATATCCTATACTACGAACAGTTTTATGCTTATGTAGCCCGCAACGAAAGCGTGTTCAAGAAAGAGATGGTCCGTTCTGCCGATATCAGCGACGAACGTCTTTGGTTGCTGGATGAAGGACATTGTTTCCGCGATCAACTAATGCGCTTCTGTCAAATGGAAAAAGTCAAACTCCGCCAGGCAGCTTATCGTCTGGGAAGTCTGGAGACTTTTATGCGTATGGTAGAAAGCGGCAACGGCGTCACTTTCATTCCGGAGCTGGCTACCTATCAGTTAAGCGAACAGCAGAAAGAACTGGTACGCCCGTTTGCCATCCCCAAACCGGCACGTGAAATCGTCTGGGTAACCCGCAAAGATTTTATCCGGCATTCGGTCGCCGGTATTTTGATCGAAAGTATCCGAAAATCTATTCCAAAAGAAATGCGTACGCTGCAAGCGGGGTTGCGGGTGGTTTGA
- a CDS encoding glycoside hydrolase family 127 protein: protein MLQKLVLAIGVVVAFSSCHSTSYHSDEPIVEVPFTEVHVTDHFWAPRIEVNRTVSIPSAFRQCEANGRFDNFALAGGLIKGEHKGDFPFDDTDPYKIIEGASYSLAIKYDPNLDAYLDSVITLIGAAQEPDGYLTTCVTNKCERLNRWWGTRRWEKLNSHELYNSGHLYEAAVAHYQATGKRSLLDVAIKNADLVCKDFGLDKMQKHVPSGHPIIEMGLAKLYKVTGDRKYLDMAKYFVEETGRGTDGHRLNAYSQDHMPILQQEEIVGHAVRAGYLYSGVADVAALTKDTAYFHAICRIWDNMATKKLYITGGIGSRAQGEGFGPEYELHNHSAYCETCASIANVYWNQRMFLATGDAKYIDVLERALYNGVISGVSLSGDKFFYDNPLESMGQHERAPWFGCACCPGNVTRFMASVPKYMYATQGNSLYVNLYVGSESRVALANDTVTLVQDTEYPWDGLVKLTVSPRKASSFSLKLRIPSWTGNEPVPGSDLYTYIKRDREPCAVFVNGTPLKEKAHHGYVVIEREWEPGDVIELRMPMDVRRVKAHEKVRADQGLLAVERGPVVYCLEGVDMPDRHVFNKYLPEDADFTCQYEKEKLNGIVELSTTVKELDRNKENGMVSETEVPVKLIPYSTWNNRGNAEMAVWIPASAGYAKPTPEPDIASRAKSYTIVSAPIQKDGIACERREWCYGVNDQWDPKSSDDMSKPYWYFWLKEGTQESIEYVFDRPEMVRNVQVYWLDFDHYDGNYRVPASWKVQYKAGSGWKDVEAKGEYGCRKDCYNSVDFTPVKTTGLKLVVQLQEGESGGVIEWKVN, encoded by the coding sequence ATGCTGCAAAAGTTAGTGTTAGCCATCGGAGTCGTAGTTGCCTTCAGCTCCTGTCATTCTACTTCGTATCATTCCGACGAACCTATAGTCGAGGTACCTTTTACAGAGGTGCATGTGACGGATCATTTCTGGGCACCCCGTATCGAGGTGAACCGGACTGTCTCTATCCCTTCCGCTTTCAGGCAGTGTGAAGCAAACGGACGTTTCGATAACTTTGCTTTGGCTGGCGGTCTGATCAAAGGGGAGCATAAGGGAGATTTTCCGTTCGACGATACCGATCCTTATAAAATCATCGAAGGAGCGTCCTATTCACTTGCCATTAAATATGATCCGAATTTGGATGCTTACCTGGACAGTGTCATTACGTTGATCGGAGCTGCACAAGAACCGGACGGCTACCTGACTACCTGTGTGACGAATAAATGCGAACGGCTGAATCGCTGGTGGGGGACACGCCGTTGGGAAAAACTGAACAGCCATGAGCTCTATAACAGCGGGCATCTTTATGAGGCTGCCGTGGCCCATTATCAGGCGACAGGCAAACGTAGCCTGCTTGATGTCGCCATCAAAAATGCAGATTTGGTCTGTAAGGATTTCGGTCTGGACAAAATGCAGAAACATGTACCCTCCGGCCATCCGATTATCGAAATGGGACTTGCCAAACTGTATAAAGTGACCGGAGACCGGAAATATCTGGATATGGCAAAATATTTCGTTGAAGAAACCGGGCGGGGTACGGATGGGCATCGCCTGAATGCCTACAGCCAAGATCATATGCCGATTTTGCAGCAGGAGGAGATTGTGGGGCATGCTGTCCGTGCCGGTTACCTGTATTCCGGTGTGGCCGATGTCGCGGCGTTGACGAAAGACACTGCCTATTTCCATGCGATCTGCCGGATATGGGATAATATGGCGACAAAAAAACTATACATAACGGGAGGTATCGGATCGCGTGCGCAAGGAGAAGGTTTCGGTCCGGAATATGAATTGCACAATCATAGCGCCTACTGCGAGACTTGTGCCTCCATTGCCAATGTATATTGGAATCAACGTATGTTTCTGGCAACGGGAGATGCCAAATATATAGATGTGCTGGAACGTGCTTTGTATAATGGCGTGATTTCGGGCGTATCATTAAGCGGGGACAAGTTCTTCTATGACAATCCTCTTGAATCGATGGGACAGCACGAAAGGGCTCCCTGGTTCGGCTGTGCCTGCTGTCCAGGTAATGTAACCCGTTTTATGGCCTCTGTTCCCAAATATATGTATGCGACACAGGGAAATAGTCTCTATGTGAATTTATATGTAGGTAGTGAGAGCCGGGTTGCTTTGGCGAACGATACGGTCACATTGGTTCAGGATACGGAATATCCCTGGGATGGACTGGTCAAATTGACTGTTTCACCGCGAAAGGCTTCTTCTTTCAGTTTGAAACTTCGTATTCCTTCTTGGACAGGTAATGAACCGGTTCCCGGAAGCGATCTATATACATATATAAAGAGAGACAGGGAACCTTGTGCTGTTTTTGTAAATGGAACACCCTTGAAAGAGAAAGCGCATCATGGATATGTCGTGATCGAACGGGAGTGGGAGCCGGGCGATGTCATCGAACTTCGTATGCCAATGGATGTCCGGCGGGTAAAAGCGCATGAGAAGGTACGGGCAGATCAAGGTTTGCTGGCCGTTGAACGCGGGCCAGTCGTGTATTGCCTGGAGGGGGTGGATATGCCTGATCGTCATGTGTTCAATAAATATCTTCCGGAAGATGCCGATTTTACCTGTCAATATGAAAAAGAGAAGTTGAATGGTATCGTGGAGCTAAGTACTACGGTAAAGGAATTAGATCGTAATAAAGAAAACGGTATGGTCTCGGAAACGGAGGTCCCGGTGAAACTGATTCCTTATTCAACCTGGAATAATCGCGGTAATGCTGAAATGGCTGTCTGGATTCCGGCTTCAGCCGGTTATGCTAAACCGACGCCGGAGCCCGACATCGCTTCCCGTGCGAAGTCTTACACGATTGTCAGTGCGCCGATCCAAAAAGACGGCATTGCTTGTGAACGCCGTGAGTGGTGTTACGGAGTGAATGATCAATGGGACCCGAAGAGTTCGGATGATATGTCGAAACCTTACTGGTATTTTTGGTTGAAAGAAGGGACACAGGAATCGATCGAGTATGTGTTCGACCGTCCAGAGATGGTCCGGAATGTTCAGGTCTACTGGCTCGATTTCGATCATTACGATGGAAATTACCGTGTTCCGGCAAGCTGGAAAGTACAGTATAAGGCAGGAAGCGGCTGGAAGGATGTCGAGGCTAAAGGTGAATATGGTTGCAGGAAGGATTGCTATAATTCTGTCGATTTTACTCCTGTGAAAACTACCGGATTGAAGCTGGTTGTCCAGTTGCAGGAAGGTGAGTCGGGCGGTGTGATCGAATGGAAAGTAAATTGA